A window of Mangifera indica cultivar Alphonso chromosome 11, CATAS_Mindica_2.1, whole genome shotgun sequence contains these coding sequences:
- the LOC123228804 gene encoding calcium uniporter protein 4, mitochondrial-like — protein MELRKALVKRLITKSYISRLLSPAVTLEHCQGLVPPNARKTNFHREYITSPDSSEKGFFRKFLQRRQINQSTARIPEFFSLPVGDKLREKLKGINIAGDRLRLDGLAPNVPDSPAKDAPYGFTVQNARKVLRLYQVEKLKLKLRAIPKSSISYREFSRICVDFCGNEEEGTEFAKLLDESGNVIVLGNTVFLRPEQVARSMEALISECVATPDDPRREQLEQMEKQKAIIDQKAKALVGRELYCGFGFLTVQTLGFMRLTFGELGWDVMEPICYFVTTLYFAIAYGFFMKTSIEPTFQGYFHWRFKAKQEKLMKLHNFDVDKYNHLRKLFYHENFPNLDCFKSLSHEEGGASLRYVQ, from the exons ATGGAGCTTCGTAAGGCTCTCGTGAAGCGTCTGATTACCAAGAGTTACATCTCTAGACTCTTGTCACCGGCTGTAACTCTAGAACATTGCCAGGGCCTTGTCCCTCCTAATGCCCGAAAAACAAACTTCCACCGCGAGTACATAACTTCTCCCGATTCATCGGAGAAAGGCTTTTTTCGTAAATTTCTCCAGCGTAGACAAATTAACCAATCAACCGCCAGAATCCCCGAGTTTTTCTCGCTGCCTGTCGGTGACAAGCTAAGAGAGAAACTCAAAGGCATTAACATTGCCGGAGATCGCCTCCGGTTGGACGGTCTCGCACCTAATGTTCCCGACTCGCCGGCGAAGGATGCTCCGTACGGCTTCACGGTGCAGAATGCGAGGAAAGTGTTGCGGCTGTATCAAGTGGAAAAGCTGAAACTGAAGCTCAGAGCAATTCCGAAGAGTTCTATTTCGTACCGTGAGTTTTCTCGGATCTGTGTTGATTTTTGTGGGAATGAAGAGGAAGGGACTGAGTTCGCTAAGCTGTTGGATGAGTCCGGAAACGTCATCGTTTTAGGAAACACAGTTTTTCTCCGACCGGAGCAG GTGGCAAGATCAATGGAGGCCTTAATTTCTGAATGTGTAGCAACCCCAGATGACCCGAGGCGTGAACAGCTTGAGCAGATGGAAAAGCAGAAGGCCATAATCGACCAGAAGGCTAAGGCCCTTGTTGGAAGAGAGTTGTATTGTGGCTTCGGCTTTTTGACGGTGCAGACTCTTGGGTTCATGAGACTCACCTTCGGGGAATTAGGTTGGGATGTTATGGAGCCCATCTGCTACTTCGTCACAACGCTTTACTTTGCCATTGCCTATGGTTTCTTTATGAAAACGTCCATAGAGCCTACCTTTCAAGGCTACTTTCACTGGCGATTCAAGGCTAAGCAAGAAAAACTCATGAAGCTCCACAACTTTGATGTGGATAAATACAACCACCTGCGTAAACTCTTTTACcatgaaaattttccaaacttGGATTGTTTTAAATCTTTGAGTCATGAAGAAGGGGGAGCTTCCTTGCGCTATGTACAGTAA